In the genome of Mercurialis annua linkage group LG8, ddMerAnnu1.2, whole genome shotgun sequence, the window ATTGTAGTAACACAAGCTGATTTTCAAGCATTACAAGCTTTCAAAGCCGAGTTAATCGACACAAAAGGGCTCCTAAAAAGCTGGAACGACACCGGCTACGGCGCCTGCTCCGGCGGCTGGGTTGGGATAAAATGTGCTCAAGGTCAAGTCATAGTAATCCAGCTTCCATGGAAGAGTTTAGGCGGCAAATTAACTGACAAAATTGGCCAGCTTCAAGCTCTTAGAAAACTTAGTCTGCATGATAATCTCATCACCGGTCCCATCCCTAAAACTTTAGGGATTCTCCCTAATCTTAGAGGTCTTCAACTGTTCAACAATAGATTTTCAGGTTCAATTCCGTCAACTTTAGGGCTGTGTCCGTTGCTTCAAACGTTAGACATTGGTAATAATTTGTTAACAGGTTCAATTCCTGACACTCTTGCTAATGCTACCAAGCTTTTTAGACTTAACGTTAGTTTTAACTCGTTGTCTGGTTCTTTTCCTGTTAGAATCTCTCGTTCTTTAATTTTCTTGGATTTTTCTCATAATTTCATTAATGGAAGCTTACCGGGTTCGATATCGAATCTTTCTTCGCTAGTTTTGTTAAATCTTGAGGGGAATAATCTCGGTAGTCAAGTCCCGGATGTTTTTGATGGTTTTCGTAATCTTTCTTATTTGAATTTGAAGAGAAATAAATTTTCCGGTCATATTCCGGTGACATTAGGGAATGTTTCGACGCTTACCGCTCTTGATTTGTCGGAAAATAAGCTCACCGGAGAAATTCCGGATTCTTTAGCTGGTTTAAATAAGCTTGTTTTGTTTAATGTTTCGTATAACAATCTGTCCGGTTCTGTTCCGGTTGGTCTGTCGGAGAAGTTCAACTCAAGCTCTTTTGTCGGTAATATTCAGCTATGTGGATATAGTGGCGCAGCAGTTTTATGTCCGGCAACTCAACCGCCGTCTCCGCCGCCGGAGTTGCCAAGAAAGAAGCGTCACCGGAGATTAAGTACTAAAGATATAATTCTCATAGCTGCCGGTGCACTTTTAATTCTACTTATAATACTTTGCTTAATCTTGATTTGTTGTTTGATAAGGAAAAGATCAGCATCAAGAACCGGTCAAACCGGGGCTGCAGCCACCGCCAGGGCGGCGGCTGCAGCAAGAGGAGAAAAGGGTATTCCGGTGGTGGCCGGAGAAGTGGAAGGCGGAGGAGAATCCGGCGGAAAATTAGTACATTTTGATGGGCTTTTAGCTTTTACGGCGGATGATTTGTTATGTGCAACGGCTGAGATTATGGGGAAAAGTACTTATGGGACGGTTTATAAGGCGACATTAGAAGACGGGAGTCAAGTGGCCGTTAAAAGATTAAGAGAAAAAATTACTAAAGGTCAAAAGGAATTTGAAAATGAGGTTAATGAACTTGGTAAAATTAGACATTTAAATCTTTTGGCTTTGAGAGCTTATTATTTAGGTCCTAAAGGAGAGAAACTTCTTGTTTTTGATTACATGCCTAAAGGAAGCCTTGCTACTTTTCTACATGGTAagtgaatttttaaatttttctttaattttttttatgttgaagTTGAAACTTATcatcattttttcaatttgggTGTTTAGTGTAAGTGATATTTGATAGAGTCATCAATGGATTTGTGTATAGCCTTCAAAATAGTAAAAATGAGATGAAGTCCGGAGAATCGGTTCGATTCTTAAGTTAGAGTGTGAGATAAGTAGGGTTGTGCATTCGGTTTGGACCAAACCGAATTTAAtctaaggttttaaatgttttgaaaactaAACCGATGTGAATTATAAggatattaaatattttaaaccaaactaaTTTGGACTTTTGTTGTTATTGTTGCAGCCAGAGGACCTGATACACCAATAGATTGGCCAACAAGAATGAGAATAGCACAAGGCATGGCTAGAGGATTATTCTATCTTCACAACAATGAAAATATAATACATGGAAACCTAACTTCAAGCAATGTACTTCTTGATGAGAACACAAATGCTAAAATTGCAGACTACGGATTATCTAAGCTAATGACTGGTGCAGCCAACACGAATGTGATTGCAACCGCGGGCGCATTAGGGTATCGAGCGCCCGAGCTTTCGAAGCTGAAGAAATCGAACACGAAAACCGATGTGTACAGCTTTGGAGTGATAATGTTAGAGCTTCTGACAGGAAAATCGCCCGGGGAAGCAATGAATGGTGTGGATTTACCGCAATGGGTTGCTTCAATAGTTAAAGAAGAATGGACTAATGAAGTATTTGACTTGGAACTAATGAAGGATGCTAATTTAATTGGTGATGAGTTGCTTAATACATTGAAATTAGCGCTTCATTGTGTCGATCCGTCGCCTTCGGCTCGGCCCGAGGTTCAACAAATTGTTCAGcaacttgaagaaattagatCAGAAACTAGTGCTGGACCATCTGGTGGGGATGATGATGGTGCAGAAGTTCCATCAACAAGTGATTAATCAAGGAAAAATTTATTGTGTTTAGTTTCAAATTAGGGAAGAGATTAGATTAGAGTAAAATTCTTTGATTCTTGTTTGGTTTAAGCATTAGATTTTGAGTGTTAAATGTTTTGTTGTCTGTAAATACacgtttgttttaatttgtttcaatcTATTCAAGAAATAGTTTTGTTCTTCATAATAAAGCTCAAGTATCAATTTGCCTCCTTAATTTTAACATGATGAACAattaacttctttttttttgtattttttatcaaatactCTATAAACTTTTATCAACTAGTTAACTGTAAAGGCTAAGTGAGCAAATATTTGTATGAAATGGGCAAGCACTGCACTGAAGAACAATGTTTCAGTTAGCCTATCTACAGCACATAGATATAGCACAAAGAAACCAATGGAAGAGAGGAACATGAATTGCAGGTGCAAATGCATATGCAGCAAAATTGGCTGCTTCCCCAACCTAGgttgcacggaaacggaaaacgGAACGATACAAAACGAATACGGGAAAACGAAATCAATCCTCACACTCCACCAAACTTAGTTCTCATGCACAAAAATGTTGGTCTTTTTTTTGTCTGCATATACATACGAAAAATCCTTACGTGATCCAATTCTCCAGGAATTATGAACTATTCAGTATATGTATCATATTTAGTATTGTTGAATTAAACATCCAAACATATACTTTTTAACTAATATGAAACTTTTCGAAGTTCAATCTAACTCAACTCAAATATTCATGGATGTTCAATTTAATACACTAGATGGTTCGTAATATTACGCGTATtcaatatatgtatatttctcCAGATAGGCACACAAATAAGAAAAAGGATGAGCTTACTAGATATCATTCCAATCCACCACCATGGTTGAAGCAAGTATGAATGGCCTCCCACACCTGACCACATAAAAcacaaattaaccaaaaatcaagtTCCAAACTAGATGATTAATCCTAATAATAAAATAGGACCTGCTCTTGTTCCAGTAGCCCCAACCCTTTAATAATAAAGGTAGAAAGAACCAATAAAAATATTCGAAGAAATAGCCAAAATTAGTCCATGAATATTGTCAGCTGACATCCCCATGATAATCAAACAAATACATAGAATTCCAACTCCAAATCATCACCATAATCAACCAAAACACAttctacaaaattaaattaattaatcattaacctaaaataaaatgaaataacaaACCTCTTGGCACAATGCAAATGGGGATGGGGCTAACGACCCACCTCCATAATGCCAAGAATTAAATTACGatgtttgaaataaaaaataattatttattctatTCTTGTActcttattattttatcaatgaaTATTAGCCTTTGTCAAAAAAATACTGCAAAAGGCTTACTTTAACTTCTGAAGTCGGaccaaaagaataaataaaccCCTAAGGTCGAGGTTGGCTCACTTCACACCCCGTACTTGTTCAAAACGGCTCACATCGCACCAAAAATTTAACTCCGTTAATTTCTTCCGTCAAATGATGACGTGTCACATAGGtaaaatgttcaaaaaagtccttaatgtttaaaataggAAAAACCCATTTCCAAGTCTTTAAACTATACCACTTTTAATTATCTGGTCCTTAAactaatttttgtctttttatgaTCCTCCAACTTCACGAAAACGCATTTTAAAATCCTCCGACAGAAATCCGTTAAGAGCGTGGTCTCAAACTTTGTTAACTAACGGAAAAGACATAAATTATATTCCACGTAGGAAAGAGAATTTCTGGGTAAAAGGTTCAAAAACAACCTTTAAGGAccttttttactctatttccCTTTTGTTTCCAATTTCTATACAGATGCAATTTACCCtttctaaaaataagaaaatcatCTTCGTCTTCAATCAATTTACCCTTGCACCATAAAGTTGTCTTCCAAGCAAATTCCATTTCCCTCATTTTCATCATCTATCGGCGATTGAATAGCTTATGTCCCTGATTTATATGAGTCAAACAGAGGTAAAATCAACGAACCCATCTTCATTATCATCAACGAACAACGATGGAGGAGCAAAGAGCAGCGACGGAGTAAAGAGCAGCAACGGAGGAGCAACGAGCAACGGCAGAGGAGAAACCAACATCATAGAGAAGCAAAGGAATAGCAACGAGTTGTAGAAGAGCAACGACCAGCGGGCGGAGGAGCAATCGGCAGTGacgataaatattaaatttctaaaacacAGTTTATCTGAAAttggttttttgttttgattttgttggctcaaaaacaatattattaGGGTTTCAGGATTTAGTTCATGATATTGTTTGAATTTATTGGAGttttgttttttgagtttgataatctttattgataaaattggCTTCAATTAATTTGAGATCGCCGCCATGGAATCCACCGGTGAACAGACTCCTTCTCACACCTGCGACGCTGAAATCGGCGGTTGCCTCTTTGATTTCCTATTTGCTGTTCAGGACACTTTTTCTCTCATTTGGATGGTTGCCGTTGACGAATGGTTGAATGTCGGAGAAGAATAATCCGCCGTTGTCGATGAAGAAACCACCGCAGCTAGTGTCGTCAATGGAGCATGATGATGAATAATAGCTGCTGGAGTAGTAGAAatcatgtttaattaattgttataaattattgatttttataagtaaatttttgaattttaaaaaatggatgattttcttttgatcttttcaAGTGGTTGTCGAAGATAATAACATGTTTATTAGAGAAGAAAGTGGAGAAAAGTATAAAAAGATCCTTAAagttagttttgattttttccttCTAAATATAGCTTATGTGGCATTCATTTAACAAGTTACTCTCCAATTTCAGAGTGTGATCTCACGCTCTTAACAGACATCCGTTGAAGGACTTTAAAATGCGTTTCCGTGAAGTTTGGGGAtcagaaaaagacaaaaattagtTTAAGGATCAGATAATCAAAAGTGGTATAGTTTAAGGACCTGAAAATGGGTTTTTcctttaaaatacttaccaactttatacttataattttttttaacaatattcaccctctttttcatttaaatattaataattaaataatatttattaaaacaatcgaAACACAATTAAATATTTCGAAAGAAAATTAAACGCTTCGAAATTCAATTAAACGCTTCGAAAttcaactaattaaatataattcacCCACTCACTCCCAAACACCCGCCGTAAATTACACCGACAGAAAAATATTCCaactaacaattaaaaaaataaaataataaaaaaaattcaccggAGAAGACGAACGGGACGAACCCGTTCATCTTCTCCGGACTGTTCTTCCCCAAGGAAGAACGGCGAGGTCGGTTGTTCTTTCTTGGGGAAGAACAGACCTGTTCTTCCCCAAGGAAAAACCATTCTTCCTTggggaagaacagatctgttcttccccAAGGGAAAGACGTGAGTTGTTCTTTCCCAAGGAAGAACATATGTCGACTGTTCTTCCTTGGGAAAGAAAGAGAAGACGAACAGGTTCGTCCTGTTCATCatatttggtgattttttttaattttatttttttttaatttttttggtttaattagatataaactttaaatttttaatttaattagattttaattggtttaattaagtttttgatttatttaattggattttaaagcgttTAATTAGAGTTCGAAGtatttaattgtgttttaattgttttaataaatattttaactttaatatttttaattattgatatttaaatgaaacaaaaggtgaaaatgattaaaaaaatttataaatataaaattggtaaatcttttaaatattaaggatgttttgaattttttttattacatgtCATGTTTTCATTTGACTGAAGAAACTAGCGGCGGTGTAATGTGAGCTATTTTGGACAAGTACAGGATGTGAAGTGAGCCAATTTCGACTTTAGGGActtatttattcttttgatCCGACCTCAAAGATTAAAGCGAGTCTTTTGCCAAAAAAGATTGAGTTATTGGGGaaacgaaaaataaaataaaaatgagtgCTACAATGTAGCAATTAATGGAGGGATGAATCAATGAGAATTAGAGAAATTAAAAAGGGAAATTAAAAGAGGCAGTAACAATGTTCAGCCTGTTGAAAAATTATTGGATAAATTCGGTTTACTacgtcatccgtaaactaaTCCTATCATATAATGAAACGTTATTAAATTGATGGTAATcttataaatttactatttaaatgtgtaaataagtagAGAAATTCTTAACTAGAacgagtctaccacgtcatccgtagactcaGCCACTCATAATccaacacctcattaaaatgatggcaatattataataattgtgCAATAAATGTATTCAAAtcttaatgataatattataatattgccatcattttaatgaggtgttgtaTTATGAATggcttagtctacggatgacgtggtagactcggtctatctaaaaatttctcaaataagtaataaacagaTTTACAagattgtaaatattttaatgacgtgtcattatgtaaTAGGCTTATTCCACATAAGTTTAAGATTGTCTCCAAATCCCGCGTTAATGTCTAGCATTTACTTACTCTTGGATAAAGTATAATTTCTCCCCCTGATGTGGCATAAATGAttatcaaattcaattttttaatttttaattaaataaataaatttagtagTCCTTGATGAAGCTGATcgttaattagttaattattgaTGTTTAAGTGATATAGTGTTCCAATATCTAAAATATCCATGATTAAAAGTTCAAATATCTAATATATTTAACaataaacatatattaatttatcttaaaaaacaattaatataaattaaaattaatttaataatatcaaGACACaagcaaataaataataattttttcgaaaacaaataaaaaaagattattttaaaatacaacaaaaaataagaaaattctaTAGTTTAGAACACCTAAAATAAgtagtatttattttaatgtaccTTAGAATGCAATCCCTGAAATTGGCCTATATACGATCGAGCATAAATTTTGGAAATAGTGAATATTAGTTATCTCTTTATATCTAGAACAATTACATGTTACTATCaattatatgtaaaataaaagatttactcaaaaaaaaatatgtaaaagaaaaacaatatatTACAGTTTCTCATTGAAATTAAGCTTTTGATTCTAGCTTTTGATTTAAGTAGCTTGCAGATTCTATGGTTTGTATAGCGCTATTCGATGACGGTTTTTACCGCTCTCAACATCTCTTCTAAAATAGTTTATTCAATGTGTTGAGAAActattcatatttataatttttattgttattaataaaaaaaactagtctttcgaaaaaaatgaaacattcaATCATTCATCATGTAAAAGACAATTTTTACTTCAAAATGACAGAATCAATTTAATACAGTATTGTATTTTACCTTATCTTGTCATTGATTTAAGAACTGCAATTTTCTGATTGCATAATTCTTGAATAACTGAATAAGttgtaagataaaaaaaaactgaataagTTGAGTTTGAGAGAAAAGTGATTAAAGGGCCATTTTGGTTCTTAAATATGCACAATGGACTTATCACTATATCTATAGTATAAAGTTGAACCTTAATTGTTGGATTCCTTTTATACCCTTGCAAATTCTATGAATTTCAATACATAACAACTTATAAAAAAAGTCTcacttctctctctaaaaatacCATCCTCTCCTTTCTCTCTTCAAACCAtactccaaaattattattttgaggaggtgattttggccttttggccggaaaaccacCTCCTTCACTCCTTTTCTTTCTTAGATCTACTCCAATAAAAAACTTAGTTAATTTGTTTCTAAAATAAATCTATCATTAGAGGTCTTTTATACTTCAAGGATTGAAGAAACAATTTTTAAAGAATGTGGTTTTCTTTGGGGATTGGAAAACCACCTTCTACTTTTTGTCAAGAagttttcttcaattttttagaGTTAAGTTTGATCTTTTTATAGTGGATATAGGTGTTTTCTAGTGTTTTTAGATCTATCATTTTTGTCTTCTTAGATCTACTCCGATAAAAAAACTtagttaatttgtttttaaagttAATCTATCTTTGGAGGTCTCTCATTCTTGAAGGATTgaagaaataatttttaaagaaagtGGTTTTTTGGGGGATTGGAAAACCACTTTCTATTTTTTATCAAGaagttttctttaattttttagagtCAAGTTTGATCTTTTTATGATGGATATGGATGTCTTCTAGTGTTTTTTAGATCTATCCTTATTGTCTAGCTTTGAAGATGTGAAGGAAGTTTCCGATGATGCTCGGAAGTTAGGACTCAACGGATCAAGTGGATCGCCGGCAAAATCGGATGGGTGATAAAATTCGAGACCTCGCTCCAACGGAACTTTGTTCATCGTTGTGTTAAGTTAAAGCGAGAATTACGTCTTAGAGTTATCTtccttttgattatttttaacttGTATCCTTAGTTGtttcttaattattttgggATTTAGTCTTGGAAGATCATATAGTTAAaatttgttatatgacttttaTCATCTTGTAATTTTTCATTTCTATCTAATTCctatcttgaaaaaaaaaaatacataacaaCTTATGTTATGTATTCTTAATAGTAAGTTTAAGGGTTTTTATGGTGTCTTATTGTTATGTTCCATTTATACCCTTATCTATCCTTTATGTCTCATACTAATTATGCTATCCTTGGTGGAAATAATATGTTGGTCCCAcatattgattatttttttattccttttatATCCCTTTTAGTTCATCATACCAAATACAAATTATATTACCCCTGATGGAAAAAGAATCATCACATAAACCAATAAAAATAGGAAACCTACAAAATATATTTCTCTAAAAAAAGACATTTTTACCTaattttttctcctttttacccCATTCCACCACCTCTAAACATTTTTGTTGACACATGATGTCTATAATTTTTATGCTGTGCATACAtaagtaaatatcaaattattaacggaactaacagaagggccttatagtttaaaaaaattaaaaatgaggtactaaatcgtttgattaagaggtaccaaactgtgaattatgacaaacgtgagaggtcttaaaataatttgctctaTAATTAACTGTATTTTAACATAGGTCTAAAATTCAGTCATAACCGGTATAAACTTAGTATATAAGTTTAAGGCCTAACCACTCAAAACCCCCtcacctttttttttcaatttcaccccgacgttgaaaagttgtcaattttacccactttaaaattttctattttcaattgtaccctaattttttaatttttattaatttttttacttaaatgatgaaatcattcaattaactaagtttaaagatgaaattaattttttttatttaaaaaagtacaaataagtcatttatttttaaaaattaactagaaatcataatcaaattatcactaatttaaattcttagttaatttaactaaatttagataaattttaaaaacatacaattaatatatgctagacatagagaatgtttttaaaataatttcaaatgaaaaagatattaatttaatatttcagggtacaattgaaacgcaaaaatgcaaaatagggtaaaattgacaaattttcaacgtcagggtaggattgaaaaggggctaaaaggtcgggagtttttaaggcattaggccTAAGTTTAATTTAGATAGaagattttaaaatagaattgaaCCTACATTTTAAGAGTCTATTTTGTTTAAATCCATCGAAATCCGGGCCGTGAATATTTATAGTCAATAACATAGAATCTATGGTAGTATTATATAACATGGTTGaaaatttaactatttatttttagagACTTGGCATCACTATTTATAATAAAGTGATGCCATTAACATGTAGCAAATTTAGAACTTTCCATAACCACCCTATGAAATAAGTTACGGTCAATCCtatgataattaatacacatgctgaatcaaaaatttattaatttattgactttgtataaaaaaattataaaacatctACATTAAtaaacctaatattaatattatattataaaaaaaactaactaaatacactttacaatcactcaatttaaaagaaataattttatatttaataaaaaaaatatcaattgatatcaaatca includes:
- the LOC126662371 gene encoding probable leucine-rich repeat receptor-like protein kinase IMK3, encoding MITNSTKYPFQNLDKKWRIQLHLASIFLLHLLICVIKPVSTQDWDGIVVTQADFQALQAFKAELIDTKGLLKSWNDTGYGACSGGWVGIKCAQGQVIVIQLPWKSLGGKLTDKIGQLQALRKLSLHDNLITGPIPKTLGILPNLRGLQLFNNRFSGSIPSTLGLCPLLQTLDIGNNLLTGSIPDTLANATKLFRLNVSFNSLSGSFPVRISRSLIFLDFSHNFINGSLPGSISNLSSLVLLNLEGNNLGSQVPDVFDGFRNLSYLNLKRNKFSGHIPVTLGNVSTLTALDLSENKLTGEIPDSLAGLNKLVLFNVSYNNLSGSVPVGLSEKFNSSSFVGNIQLCGYSGAAVLCPATQPPSPPPELPRKKRHRRLSTKDIILIAAGALLILLIILCLILICCLIRKRSASRTGQTGAAATARAAAAARGEKGIPVVAGEVEGGGESGGKLVHFDGLLAFTADDLLCATAEIMGKSTYGTVYKATLEDGSQVAVKRLREKITKGQKEFENEVNELGKIRHLNLLALRAYYLGPKGEKLLVFDYMPKGSLATFLHARGPDTPIDWPTRMRIAQGMARGLFYLHNNENIIHGNLTSSNVLLDENTNAKIADYGLSKLMTGAANTNVIATAGALGYRAPELSKLKKSNTKTDVYSFGVIMLELLTGKSPGEAMNGVDLPQWVASIVKEEWTNEVFDLELMKDANLIGDELLNTLKLALHCVDPSPSARPEVQQIVQQLEEIRSETSAGPSGGDDDGAEVPSTSD